In Erwinia pyrifoliae DSM 12163, the genomic window GGATAGTCAAGCCGGCAATGGTAATGCCTGCCGGTTGCTGCGGCTGCACGTCAACCGGGTTGCCGCTCAGGCGAATACCCGCGCCGCTGTTGATGCCCTGTTTCAACTCGGCTGATGAACCAAACTGCTGCTGCAATACCGTGGTGCCACCCAGCTTCTGCCATTCGGTGGCAAAAGCCTTGTTAACGCGATCGCCGAGTGAGGAGCGGGGCACCAGCAGCAGCGGGGCGCGTTTTCCCTGTTCCCACATATGATGCGCAGCATCGCGGGCTTCGTCTTCAGGCGAAAGCGCAAAGTAGCAAATATTCGGACGGTTCTGGACGGTCTCCGGCTCGTTCAGCGCCAGCACGTTAAGCGCCGTCTGGCTGTTGAGCATTTTATCGACGTCGTTTTTCAGCAATGGGCCAACCACCAGCGTGGCACCGTCATTTTGTGCCTGAGTCAAAGCCTGTTCGACGGGCTGCGCGTTGGTGTCGTAGAGCTGAATCTGGGTACTGCTGGACGGTGCGGCGGTGGCAATGTCGTGCTCCGTAGCAGGCTGCGGCTGTTCGGCTGGCTGGGCAGCCGCATCGACCGGACTGGCCGAGGGGCTGATCGCCACGGTTGCGTCACCGGGAAGCGCGCCAGGTGCCTGCATCGGCTGCGCAGTTGACGATATGGCAGCAGCCGGAGCCAGTACGCCATTTTTCGCGTCGTTAAAACCCTTCTGGATGGCGTTGGCAAATACCTGGGCCTGTCCGCTTAGCGGTAGCAGCAGCGCGATTTTACCTGTCGAGGCAGGGCGTAAGTTTTTTGCCTGGGTCAGGGGGCCGGGCAGCATTTTAGCCGCAGGATTAAACGGATAACGCGTCTGCCAGTCGCCGATCGCCGATTTCAGCATATCCGGGTCACTGGCATTGGTTTTATAGATGCCCAGCAGATCTAACCAGCCTTGCAGCACGTTTTCATCGGCATTGATGGTCAGCGTGCTGAATTGTTGCTGGGGGATTTGCAGCAGCGCTTGCCAGGTGTCATCGATATTTTTTTGCTTATCCGTTGGGTGAGTTTGCAGCGGTTCCAGGGCGATCCAGGCACGTACCACGTCAAGTGAAGGCTGTCCCTGACGGGCGGCGATTTGCATCTGGTAGTAGCGAACCTGCTGATCCTGTGAGAGTGTGCTGATATCAACCTGCTTCAGCTGGTCGGCAGCTGCCGACAAATTTTGGCGGGCAATATCAAGCTGAGTCTGCAGCAGCAGCTGTTCCTGATGCTGAACGGCGTTCAGATCCGCTGCCAGCTGCATGAGCGCATCATTAGCCTGAGGAACCTTACCTTCGTTTAACAGCGCTCTGATTGCGAGTAATTGCCAGTCAACCTTGTTATCATCTGAGCTTTGTTGCACCTGCTGCAGATAATAGTCAGAGGTACCGTTGGCCGCGCCCTGCACATTCACCGGGGGGGTTTGTGGGGCCTGGCCGGTACAACCGGCAAAAATCAGGACGGCCAGCAGAAGCGGCACGTTACGTACCGCTTTGCGGTGAACTACGTTCGAAGGAAGCATACTGTATCCAGTGATGTTTTTTTCAAGATGCTCAATATTAAATCGGCTATGCGGATCAAACAATGAAACAACACGATCGGGCAGATATTTCTGCCAGCACGCTCTATATCGTTCCCACACCAATTGGTAACCTGGGCGATATCACCCAGCGGGCGCTGAAGGTGCTTGCGAGCGTCGATCTGATCGCTGCGGAAGATACACGTCATACCGGGTTGTTGCTACAACATTTCGCCATCAATGCGCGGCTGTTCGCATTACATGACCATAATGAACAGCAGAAAGCCGAAGTCCTGCTGACGCGCTTGCGCGAGGGGCAAAGCATCGCCCTGGTGTCCGATGCCGGTACGCCGCTGATTAACGATCCGGGCTACCATCTGGTGCGCCTGTGCCGGGAAGCGGGTATTCGGGTGGTGCCGCTACCGGGTGCCTGCGCGGCGATTACCGCGCTAAGCGCCGCCGGATTACCGTCCGACCGCTTTTGTTACGAAGGGTTTCTGCCGGCGAAAAGCAAAGGTCGTTGCGACACCCTGAAAGCGCTTGAGCAGGAGCCTCGCACCCTTATTTTCTACGAATCCACCCATCGCCTGCTCGACAGTCTGCACGATATGGTGACGGTCTGGGGGCCGGATCGCTATGTGGTGCTGGCGCGTGAAATCACCAAAACGTGGGAATCTATCTTCGGTGCGCCGGTCGGCGAGCTGCTGGCCTGGGTACAGGAGGACGAGAATCGCCGTAAGGGTGAGATGGTACTGATTGTAGAAGGCTACCACGCGGAAGAAGAGTCCCTGCCGCCTGAAGCGCTGCGCACGCTGGCACTGCTGCAAGGCGAGCTGCCGCTGAAGAAAGCGGCTCAGCTGACTGCCGAAATTCACGGCGTGAAAAAGAATGCGTTGTATAAGTATGCACTTGAGCAGCAGGGCGAGTGACAAGCGGTTAAAAACCTTATACACTTCGCGCCGAAGCTGACCAGACAGTCGCCGCTTTGTTGCCGTCCTCCTCCGGGGGAGACAGACAGAGGGGAGGAAAGTCCGGGCTCCATAGGGCAGGGTGCCAGGTAACGCCTGGGGGGCGCAAGCCCACGACCAGTGCAACAGAGAGCAAACCGCCGATGGCCTACGCAAGTGGGATCAGGTAAGGGTGAAAGGGTGCGGTAAGAGCGCACCGCGCGGCTGGCAACAGTTCGTGGCACGGTAAACTCCACCCGGAGCAAGGCCAAATAGGGGTTCACCAGGTACGGCCCGTACTGAACCCGGGTAGGCTGCTTGAGCCAGTGAGCGATTGCTGGCCTAGATGAATGACTGTCCACGACAGAACCCGGCTTACCGGTCAGCTTCACACTATTCAAAACAAAACCCCGCTTCGGCGGGGTTTTGTTTTTGCAGCCGGAACGGCAAGATGAATCACCGTCCACGACGCTTTCCATGAAGAGAAGGTGGCTTACCGGTCAGCTTCACACTTCTTCAAAACAAAACGCACCGACCACCCCGTATGGCAAATGACAGGGTGAAAAATCGGTAACGGGTCGGGCCGCTGAAAAGGCAGCAGATATCGCCGATGCGGTGGAACTATCGATGGCCAGCGACGACGAAAAAGAGCGCCATAACGCGTGTTGCTGATGCGGGTGGAAAGCGCTCCGGCACCGGATGCCATCTGGCGCAGCGGGTGGACGGGCATAAAGTTGGTCTCCCTTAGCTGGTTGCA contains:
- a CDS encoding penicillin-binding protein activator, with the protein product MLPSNVVHRKAVRNVPLLLAVLIFAGCTGQAPQTPPVNVQGAANGTSDYYLQQVQQSSDDNKVDWQLLAIRALLNEGKVPQANDALMQLAADLNAVQHQEQLLLQTQLDIARQNLSAAADQLKQVDISTLSQDQQVRYYQMQIAARQGQPSLDVVRAWIALEPLQTHPTDKQKNIDDTWQALLQIPQQQFSTLTINADENVLQGWLDLLGIYKTNASDPDMLKSAIGDWQTRYPFNPAAKMLPGPLTQAKNLRPASTGKIALLLPLSGQAQVFANAIQKGFNDAKNGVLAPAAAISSTAQPMQAPGALPGDATVAISPSASPVDAAAQPAEQPQPATEHDIATAAPSSSTQIQLYDTNAQPVEQALTQAQNDGATLVVGPLLKNDVDKMLNSQTALNVLALNEPETVQNRPNICYFALSPEDEARDAAHHMWEQGKRAPLLLVPRSSLGDRVNKAFATEWQKLGGTTVLQQQFGSSAELKQGINSGAGIRLSGNPVDVQPQQPAGITIAGLTIPPPPTDAQIGVSSSNGRVDSVYIVATQEEMILIKPMIAMRISSRDNVGLYASSRSYQAGAGPDFRLELEGLQFSDAPLLSGANPALMQQAAKMFNNDYSLVRLYAMGIDAWTLANRFSEMRNQPGFQIRGDTGNLSANQDCIINRKLVWSQYHQGQIVPAT
- the rsmI gene encoding 16S rRNA (cytidine(1402)-2'-O)-methyltransferase, with protein sequence MKQHDRADISASTLYIVPTPIGNLGDITQRALKVLASVDLIAAEDTRHTGLLLQHFAINARLFALHDHNEQQKAEVLLTRLREGQSIALVSDAGTPLINDPGYHLVRLCREAGIRVVPLPGACAAITALSAAGLPSDRFCYEGFLPAKSKGRCDTLKALEQEPRTLIFYESTHRLLDSLHDMVTVWGPDRYVVLAREITKTWESIFGAPVGELLAWVQEDENRRKGEMVLIVEGYHAEEESLPPEALRTLALLQGELPLKKAAQLTAEIHGVKKNALYKYALEQQGE